From one Sardina pilchardus chromosome 6, fSarPil1.1, whole genome shotgun sequence genomic stretch:
- the nadsyn1 gene encoding glutamine-dependent NAD(+) synthetase: MGRKVTLATCSLNQWALDFEGNLSRILKSIEIAKSNGAKYRLGSELEICGYGCSDHFYESDTLLHCFEVLRELLESPVTQDIICDVGMPVMHRNVRYNCRVIFLNKKILLIRPKMSLANYGNNREFRWFSPWTQPRHVDEYYLPRMIRDVTDQASVPFGDCVLSTVDTCLGTEMCAEMWDPKSPHIDMGLDGVEIFTNSSASYHELRKANQRVELVKSATSKSGGIYLYANQKGCDGDRLYYDGCCMIAINGDIVAQGTQFSLDDVEVLCATLDLEDVRSYRGERCQPHIVYDHKPYHRVNVDFSLSDCKDIALPTHQPAEWQFHSPEEEISLGPACWLWDYLRRSGQAGFLLPLSGGVDSSSTACIVYSMCVLVCNAVRDNNIQVLQDVQRVVGDFTYKPEDPRELCKHLFTTCYMASENSSEDTRARARELAMQVGSNHVNINIDMAVKGLLGIFSFVTGRMPQFRANGGSTRENLALQNVQARVRMVLAYLFAQLSLWAQGKPGGLLVLGSANVDESLSGYFTKYDCSSADINPIGGISKMDLKSFLQYCTEHFQLSALRRVLAAPPTAELEPLMNGQVSQTDEADMGMTYTELSVIGRLRKISRCGPYSMFCKLIEMWRETCSPSQVAIKVKHFFRMYSVNRHKMTTVTPSYHAESYSPDDNRFDMRPFLYNIQWLWQFRRIDNKVSDEELGF; encoded by the coding sequence ATGGGTCGCAAAGTTACATTGGCAACGTGCTCACTGAATCAATGGGCCTTAGATTTCGAAGGGAACTTATCAAGAATATTGAAAAGTATCGAAATAGCCAAGTCTAATGGAGCGAAATATAGACTGGGCTCAGAACTGGAGATTTGTGGGTATGGTTGTTCAGACCACTTTTATGAGTCGGACACGCTACTCCACTGTTTCGAGGTGCTTAGGGAACTTCTTGAATCACCGGTGACCCAAGATATAATTTGTGATGTAGGCATGCCCGTTATGCATCGCAATGTTCGTTACAATTGCAGGGTCATTTTTCTGAACAAGAAGATCCTCCTCATCCGTCCAAAAATGAGCTTGGCAAATTATGGCAACAACCGTGAGTTTCGCTGGTTTTCTCCTTGGACGCAGCCCAGGCATGTCGACGAGTACTATTTACCAAGGATGATCCGGGATGTCACTGATCAAGCATCTGTCCCATTTGGAGATTGTGTGCTCTCGACTGTTGACACATGTCTTGGCACTGAAATGTGTGCGGAAATGTGGGATCCGAAAAGCCCTCACATAGATATGGGATTAGATGGGGTTGAAATCTTCACAAACTCCTCAGCCAGCTACCATGAGTTACGAAAGGCAAACCAGAGGGTGGAGCTAGTCAAGTCCGCCACAAGTAAGAGTGGGGGTATTTACCTGTATGCCAATCAGAAGGGGTGTGATGGGGACCGGCTTTATTATGATGGATGTTGTATGATTGCCATCAATGGAGACATTGTTGCCCAGGGAACTCAGTTCTCTTTGGATGATGTCGAAGTCTTGTGTGCCACCCTCGATCTGGAGGATGTCCGAAGTTATCGCGGAGAACGGTGTCAACCACACATAGTTTACGATCACAAACCGTATCATAGGGTAAATGTAGACTTTTCCCTTTCAGACTGTAAGGATATCGCCCTTCCCACACACCAGCCTGCCGAATGGCAGTTCCACAGCCCAGAGGAAGAGATCAGTCTAGGCCCTGCGTGTTGGTTGTGGGACTATTTGAGGAGGAGTGGCCAGGCTGGTTTCCTCCTTCCTCTAAGTGGTGGGGTGGATAGTTCCTCTACTGCCTGTATTGTCTActccatgtgtgtgcttgtgtgcaatGCTGTGAGGGACAACAACATCCAAGTACTGCAGGATGTCCAGCGAGTGGTGGGTGATTTCACTTACAAACCAGAAGACCCCCGAGAACTGTGCAAGCATCTCTTCACAACCTGTTATATGGCTAGTGAGAACTCCTCTGAAGACACCCGTGCTCGAGCTAGAGAGCTGGCAATGCAAGTCGGCAGCAACCACGTTAATATCAACATTGACATGGCAGTGAAAGGGTTGCTGGGCATATTCTCCTTTGTGACTGGAAGAATGCCACAGTTCCGCGCCAACGGAGGAAGTACACGGGAGAACTTGGCATTGCAGAATGTCCAGGCTCGTGTCAGAATGGTCCTTGCCTACCTTTTTGCCCAACTCAGTCTGTGGGCCCAAGGTAAACCTGGTGGTCTACTGGTTTTAGGCTCTGCCAACGTGGATGAGAGTTTGTCAGGCTACTTCACTAAGTATGATTGCTCCAGCGCTGACATCAATCCCATCGGCGGTATTAGTAAAATGGATCTGAAGAGTTTCTTGCAGTACTGCACCGAACACTTCCAACTTTCTGCACTAAGGAGAGTTCTGGCTGCACCTCCTACAGCCGAGCTGGAGCCGCTGATGAATGGCCAGGTGTCACAGACGGATGAGGCCGACATGGGCATGACCTACACAGAACTGTCCGTTATCGGGAGGCTCAGAAAAATATCAAGATGTGGACCGTACAGCATGTTCTGCAAGCTGATTGAAATGTGGAGAGAAACGTGTTCTCCCTCTCAGGTGGCTATTAAAGTGAAACATTTTTTCAGAATGTACTCTGTAAACCGACACAAGATGACCACAGTCACACCATCTTACCATGCTGAGAGCTACAGCCCTGATGATAACCGCTTTGACATGCGGCCCTTCCTGTACAACATACAATGGTTGTGGCAATTCCGCAGAATCGACAACAAGGTGTCTGATGAGGAGTTAGGTTTCTGA